From a single Bacillota bacterium genomic region:
- a CDS encoding GerMN domain-containing protein, with product MNSQGKTAGRTQARPGIRWRMLAGVLSVAAAAGMLAAGYASTRRELDRQSRRIEELSREVAELRERLTVTPQTGRQSSVAEVYFTRSTPRGEIELVRVERPIPAPSTPEEQLKLAITALLEGPSGQRLYTQVPEGTRLLGARIEGDTAYLDFSREFEQTAGTMRLAGLIRQVVYTATGVPPVRRVVLLVEGERVGTEQHPFTGDGLLFGELSRERLPL from the coding sequence GTGAATTCGCAGGGGAAAACAGCGGGCCGCACCCAAGCCCGGCCCGGAATCCGGTGGCGAATGCTGGCGGGGGTGCTTTCGGTGGCCGCAGCGGCCGGCATGCTGGCCGCGGGCTACGCCTCCACCCGGCGGGAACTCGACCGCCAATCGCGCCGCATCGAGGAACTGAGCCGTGAGGTGGCTGAACTCCGCGAGCGCCTGACCGTGACCCCTCAGACGGGACGCCAGTCATCCGTGGCGGAGGTGTACTTCACCCGAAGTACTCCCCGCGGCGAGATTGAGCTTGTCCGCGTCGAACGCCCCATCCCCGCGCCGAGCACCCCCGAGGAGCAGCTGAAGCTCGCCATCACCGCCCTGCTGGAAGGCCCGTCCGGGCAACGCCTGTACACGCAGGTGCCGGAGGGCACCAGGCTCCTTGGCGCGCGCATCGAAGGCGACACGGCCTATCTCGACTTCTCCCGGGAGTTCGAGCAGACCGCGGGCACGATGCGCCTCGCCGGCCTGATCCGACAGGTGGTCTATACCGCAACCGGTGTGCCGCCGGTGCGCCGCGTCGTCCTGCTGGTGGAGGGCGAACGGGTGGGGACGGAACAGCACCCCTTCACAGGAGACGGCCTTCTGTTCGGCGAACTTTCGCGGGAACGCCTTCCGCTGTGA
- a CDS encoding ABC transporter ATP-binding protein, with product MQGRQLLAAFMRRHAGRYAAGAAVLIFIDVLQLFIPRLLGGVADAYAGGRLTAAYAAGAALKLLALALFISLGRWGWRHFLLGASRKLEAELRRRLFIHLQRMSSGYYARRRVGDLMAHLTNDVQAVRMAAGQGVVLTVDAVFMTAAVTAMMVATADARLAAAAAGPLALQAYGLTRAGREVHRRFREVQEGFSRLTEFVEENISGIRVVKSLAREAQEQARFDKVAAEQMSKNVRLARVWAVMAPMTEAAVGMSYVIVLLFGGWLVLEGQISLGNFVAFAGYLGMLVWPLTSISWLINMLQRGRASLDRLAALLAEEPDVQELPGAVSPGRLTGRIEVRKLTFTYPGATRPALAEVSLTVEPGQVVGIVGRTGSGKSTLAMLLLRLYDPPEGTIFYDGIDIRTIRLDELRRQIGYVPQDNFLFSLSIADNIAFGMEADGRALDERVQRAARLAHIHDDVAAFPDGYASLVGERGIALSGGQKQRTAIARALVKDPRILIIDDALSAVDAETEQQILEDLRRMLRGRTAIIITHRLSAVCDADQIVVLDEGAIVERGTHPELLAGGGLYARIYERQRLEAELALS from the coding sequence TTGCAAGGACGGCAACTCCTCGCGGCGTTCATGCGGCGCCACGCCGGGCGCTACGCGGCCGGCGCGGCGGTTCTGATCTTCATTGACGTACTGCAGCTTTTCATCCCGCGGCTTTTGGGCGGCGTGGCCGACGCCTACGCCGGAGGCCGCCTGACCGCCGCGTATGCGGCCGGTGCCGCTTTAAAGCTCCTGGCGCTTGCCCTTTTCATCAGCCTTGGGCGGTGGGGGTGGCGGCACTTCCTGCTGGGGGCTTCCCGCAAGCTCGAGGCGGAGCTGCGGCGGCGGCTGTTCATCCACCTGCAGCGCATGTCTTCCGGCTACTACGCGCGCCGGCGCGTCGGCGACCTCATGGCTCACCTCACCAACGACGTCCAGGCGGTTCGCATGGCGGCCGGCCAGGGCGTGGTGCTGACGGTGGACGCGGTGTTCATGACGGCGGCGGTGACGGCCATGATGGTGGCGACGGCCGACGCGCGGCTGGCCGCCGCCGCGGCGGGGCCGCTGGCCCTGCAGGCGTACGGGCTGACCCGAGCCGGCCGGGAGGTGCACCGGCGGTTCCGGGAGGTGCAGGAAGGGTTCAGCCGGCTGACGGAGTTCGTGGAGGAGAACATCAGCGGCATCCGCGTGGTCAAGAGCCTGGCCAGAGAGGCCCAGGAGCAGGCACGGTTCGACAAAGTCGCCGCCGAGCAGATGAGCAAGAACGTCCGCCTGGCAAGGGTCTGGGCCGTCATGGCGCCGATGACCGAGGCGGCGGTGGGGATGTCGTACGTGATCGTGCTGCTGTTCGGCGGGTGGCTGGTGCTGGAGGGCCAGATCAGCCTGGGGAACTTCGTTGCGTTCGCAGGGTACCTCGGAATGCTGGTATGGCCGCTCACCTCCATCAGCTGGCTCATCAACATGCTCCAGCGGGGCCGAGCGTCGCTGGATCGCCTTGCGGCGCTGCTTGCGGAGGAGCCGGACGTGCAGGAACTGCCCGGAGCGGTCTCGCCCGGCAGGCTCACGGGACGCATCGAGGTGCGGAAGCTGACGTTCACCTATCCGGGGGCGACCCGCCCGGCGCTGGCGGAGGTCAGTTTGACGGTGGAGCCGGGTCAGGTCGTGGGGATCGTGGGGCGCACGGGCTCGGGGAAAAGCACGCTGGCGATGCTGCTGTTGCGGCTCTACGACCCGCCGGAGGGCACCATCTTCTATGATGGTATCGACATCCGGACCATACGTCTCGATGAGCTGCGCCGCCAGATCGGCTACGTTCCGCAGGACAACTTCCTGTTTTCCCTGAGCATCGCGGACAACATCGCATTCGGCATGGAGGCGGACGGCCGAGCACTTGACGAGAGGGTGCAACGCGCCGCGCGCCTCGCCCACATCCACGACGACGTCGCCGCCTTTCCCGATGGGTACGCGTCGCTGGTCGGGGAGCGGGGCATCGCCCTTTCGGGCGGCCAGAAGCAGCGGACGGCCATCGCTCGGGCCCTCGTCAAAGACCCCCGGATCCTCATCATCGACGACGCGCTGAGCGCGGTGGACGCCGAGACCGAGCAGCAGATTCTCGAGGACCTGCGCAGGATGCTCCGGGGTCGCACCGCCATCATCATCACCCACCGCCTGTCGGCCGTGTGCGACGCCGATCAGATCGTGGTGCTCGACGAGGGCGCCATCGTGGAGCGGGGCACGCACCCGGAGCTTCTGGCAGGCGGCGGGCTATACGCCAGGATCTACGAGCGACAGCGGCTGGAAGCCGAGCTTGCGCTCTCGTAG